The window CAGCTTACCAGGTGCGGCAATTTGCGAAGGCCCGCGGACGGGAGGCGAAGACCGACAAGATCGATGCCGCGATGCTATCGCTGTTCGGGAAAACCTTCCGCCCGGAACCGACGGTGCAGATCGATCCCAAGTTGGAGAGCCTCCGTCGACTGATCCGGCGAAGACAGCAGATCATCGAGGCGACCAAGGTGCAGAAGCATCACTTGGAAACAATGGAGGGCCCGGCGTTGATCCGAAGGGCCAATCGTCTCGTGCGGACGTTGGAAATCGAGGGACGGGAACTTGAGGCCGTGGCAGTCAAACACGTGAAGCGAACGCCGAAACTCCGAAAGCGATTCCTTGCGCTAACTCAGGTCGACGGGGTCGGAACCATCAGCGCGCTCCAGTTGATGAGCGAGGTTCCCGAGCTTGGTCATGTGAGCCGGCGTGAAATCGCCGCGCTGGTAGGCCTGGCTCCGATCAACCACGACTCCGGGATCAAGACCGGTCGCCGGTCCATCCGGGGCGGTCGGATACTCGCCCGGGCAGCGCTCTACATGGCCGCCTTCCATGCTTCCCGAATAAACCCGGTCCTGGCTCCGTTCTTCCAGCGCCTTCGCGCCCGCGGTAAGCCGTATCGCGTCGTGCTGGTCGCGGTGATGCGGAAACTGCTCGTGCACCTGAACGCGGTGGTGGCGGCACAAGACCGCGCGGGGCCGCTGCCCCTCGAAAAAACAGGCCAGAACCAGCTCGCCTAATCCCTACAGGGCCCGCGGTAGCCGTTTCTCCAGAAACGCGGCCAGCTTCGGCAACTTCTGATCTCCGAGGCCGGCGAACAACCCTGCCGGATCGATCTTCAAGTTCTCCAGCACCTTCTTGGCCTTGGCGGTGGTGACCACCCCCAGCAAGCGCTCAAGGTAGTCGATCAATTGGCGCTCCGGCATTCCACCCGCAACGGCAGCTCGCTGCAAATCCCGCAAGTAGGCCGGCAGTAGCTGCGCGAGAATCAACACATGCCGGGCATCCTGACGGCCGGACTGCGCAAGGTCCGCGACGTTGGCGATCTTCGCCTGGAAAAGCGCGATCGGGCTGGGCACCTGCACCTGCACGTTGCCCAACGCGACCGTGTAGACCGGCACCCGCAGTTCCTCGTTGGAAACGCCATGCACGTAGCGCAGCACCTCGATCAGGAGCGGCAACCCCTGGGAGTCCTTGGCGATCACCACCCCGACCTCATTGGTCGGGGGCTTGACCGGGAAGAACTGTGGCTTCGCGCCGGCAACTTGTCCCAGCGCCGTCAACGTTTCACGATCACCGAGCACGTCGACATCGCGGGACACGAACGGCGCCAGCTCCGCGGTATGCGAGTGGTAATACAACGCCCAGAGATTGACCGCCTGACCTCCGACCAAAAGCACTGGTTCCTTGGTCGCCAGCAATCCGGCGAAGTCCTCCGGCGGCCTCGGTTCGGCGTCAGACGGCAGCGGAGGCATGGGCGGAGTGGAAACTGATCATCCGAACAGGACGGGACGCCGGCGCGACGGAATTGCGCTGCTGGATGGCTTGGGGACTGACGAGCGCCAGATCGAGCAGCACTTGATCGAATTCGCGTTGCGCACGCTTGAAGCGCGCCACCTGCGCGGGGGACTTGAAGCGAGCCGGCATCTTCGGTGCCTTGGTGAGCACCA is drawn from Opitutia bacterium and contains these coding sequences:
- a CDS encoding IS110 family transposase, which produces MKRKNTNTKPTTFVGVDIGKKWLDVSASRTSFRTSNTVSGHRKLVELSAKRGRRPHFICEPGSYGRKLVRFLRAQKFAYSIVSAYQVRQFAKARGREAKTDKIDAAMLSLFGKTFRPEPTVQIDPKLESLRRLIRRRQQIIEATKVQKHHLETMEGPALIRRANRLVRTLEIEGRELEAVAVKHVKRTPKLRKRFLALTQVDGVGTISALQLMSEVPELGHVSRREIAALVGLAPINHDSGIKTGRRSIRGGRILARAALYMAAFHASRINPVLAPFFQRLRARGKPYRVVLVAVMRKLLVHLNAVVAAQDRAGPLPLEKTGQNQLA